A genomic segment from Bryobacteraceae bacterium encodes:
- a CDS encoding chemotaxis protein CheW, translated as MEDQEIVNEFLIESSENLSRLDQEMVELEQRPGDGQLLASIFRTIHTIKGTCGFLGFHTLESITHHAENLLSQVRNGERPLTAELVSLVLQTVDATKQELLSIEQTGHESGNEHADLRARLQVACEAVASEPGASEPGASEPVGSEAVACEAVRSEAAASAEMPAPASAPAGPESVAPAPVATPPTPAATPPVSSTSNAQPEARSPEPPKTPPADSPAETEPQAGSRGPSVADATIRVDIGLLDKLMNLVGELVLARNQILQFSGRLEDTQFNATTQRLNLITTQLQEGVMKTRMQPIGVVWNKLPRVVRDLASACGKQIQLEMDGADTELDKSIIEAIKDPLTHIVRNCCDHGIEAPDVRAGRGKPVSGTLSLRAFHEGGQVIIEIHDDGGGIDPEKVKARALQKGVLRPEQVERMSEREALHLIFAPGFSTAEKVTNISGRGVGMDVVKTNIEKIGGSVDLQSKVGDGTTVKLKIPLTLAIIPGLVVASGGERFVIPQVSLLELLRLEGEAGRKMIESIHGSPVYRRRGSLLPIAYLNEVLRLPGKARSADDDVVNIVVLQAEDRQFGLVVDAISDTQEIVVKPLGKQLKGLTCYAGATIMGDGRVALILDVVGIGMRSGVLTEHRGSMTSRDTQEDRMGESKQTVLLFQTGSHERLAVPLSLVARLEEFPRSRIEQAAGRSVVQYRGHILPLITFGETYGGYPAQSAGETEGPLQAIVFSEGERQVGLLVDRILDIVEDHVSVRTQSHQTGLLGSAVVEGKVTDFIDLPGILAQHGDGLLAGGSTPGRRLSVLVVDRSPFGRGVVRSYLDMAGHRCVEAGTESDAYTLAAKERPDAVFISGELIAGGKGPQFLDRLKQNPATRNTAVIALTDSGAELTGPATDRVAGWLSRFDREGMLSSLDRLAEAVAMPAEAERRTSIAR; from the coding sequence ATGGAAGACCAGGAAATTGTAAACGAATTTCTGATCGAGAGTAGTGAAAATCTTTCGCGCCTCGATCAGGAGATGGTCGAGCTGGAACAGCGGCCCGGCGATGGCCAGTTGCTCGCGAGCATCTTCCGAACGATTCACACGATCAAGGGCACTTGCGGATTCCTTGGCTTTCATACCCTCGAATCGATCACGCACCACGCGGAAAACCTGTTGAGCCAGGTCCGTAACGGTGAGCGGCCGCTAACGGCCGAATTGGTCTCGCTGGTGCTCCAAACGGTGGATGCGACCAAGCAGGAATTGTTGAGCATCGAACAAACCGGGCATGAGAGCGGGAACGAACACGCCGATCTCCGGGCGCGGCTTCAGGTGGCCTGCGAAGCCGTGGCCAGTGAACCCGGGGCCAGTGAACCCGGGGCCAGTGAACCCGTGGGAAGCGAAGCCGTAGCCTGTGAGGCCGTCAGAAGCGAAGCCGCCGCATCGGCGGAGATGCCGGCCCCCGCGTCGGCCCCGGCCGGACCCGAATCGGTCGCGCCGGCGCCCGTGGCGACCCCGCCAACACCCGCCGCCACGCCACCGGTGAGCTCAACCTCGAACGCGCAGCCGGAAGCTCGCTCCCCGGAGCCGCCCAAGACGCCGCCGGCCGACTCTCCGGCGGAAACCGAACCGCAGGCCGGTTCGCGAGGACCCTCGGTGGCCGATGCAACGATCCGCGTAGACATCGGGCTGCTCGACAAGCTGATGAACCTAGTCGGCGAACTGGTGCTGGCGCGCAACCAGATCCTGCAGTTCAGCGGCCGTCTCGAGGATACCCAGTTCAACGCCACCACCCAGCGCCTGAATCTGATCACAACCCAACTCCAAGAGGGAGTCATGAAGACGCGGATGCAGCCGATCGGGGTTGTGTGGAACAAGCTGCCGCGCGTCGTTCGCGATCTCGCCTCGGCCTGCGGCAAGCAGATCCAGCTCGAGATGGACGGCGCCGATACCGAACTGGACAAGAGCATTATCGAGGCGATCAAAGACCCGCTGACGCATATCGTCCGGAACTGCTGCGATCACGGAATCGAAGCGCCCGACGTGCGTGCCGGACGAGGCAAGCCCGTCAGCGGAACGTTGAGCCTTCGCGCGTTTCACGAGGGTGGCCAGGTCATCATCGAGATTCACGATGACGGCGGCGGCATCGACCCCGAGAAGGTAAAAGCGCGGGCGCTGCAGAAAGGCGTCCTTCGGCCGGAGCAGGTCGAGCGAATGAGCGAGCGCGAGGCTTTGCACTTGATCTTTGCTCCTGGGTTTTCAACGGCGGAGAAGGTCACCAATATCAGCGGGCGCGGCGTCGGCATGGATGTGGTGAAGACGAATATCGAGAAGATCGGCGGCTCGGTCGACCTGCAGTCCAAGGTCGGTGACGGAACCACCGTCAAGCTCAAGATCCCGCTCACGCTGGCGATCATCCCGGGTTTGGTTGTGGCGAGCGGCGGCGAGCGGTTCGTCATCCCGCAGGTGAGCCTTCTCGAGCTGCTGCGGCTGGAAGGCGAAGCCGGCCGGAAAATGATCGAGTCGATCCACGGGTCGCCGGTCTACCGCAGGCGCGGCTCGCTGCTTCCAATCGCCTATCTGAACGAAGTCCTGCGTCTTCCGGGAAAGGCACGGTCGGCCGACGACGATGTGGTCAACATCGTCGTTCTACAGGCCGAGGACCGGCAGTTCGGCCTCGTGGTGGACGCCATCTCAGACACCCAGGAGATCGTCGTTAAGCCGCTTGGTAAACAATTGAAAGGTCTGACCTGCTACGCCGGCGCGACGATCATGGGCGATGGCCGGGTTGCACTGATTCTCGACGTCGTCGGGATCGGGATGCGCTCAGGCGTGCTCACCGAGCACCGCGGAAGCATGACCTCGCGCGACACCCAGGAAGACCGGATGGGCGAATCCAAACAAACCGTCCTGCTCTTCCAGACGGGCTCCCACGAACGGCTCGCCGTGCCGCTGTCGCTCGTGGCGCGGCTCGAGGAGTTCCCGCGCTCCCGCATCGAGCAGGCCGCCGGCCGCAGCGTCGTCCAATATCGCGGCCACATTCTCCCGTTGATCACTTTCGGCGAGACCTATGGCGGATATCCGGCCCAATCGGCCGGCGAAACCGAAGGTCCCCTTCAGGCGATTGTCTTCAGCGAGGGGGAACGCCAAGTCGGGCTACTGGTCGACCGGATCCTCGATATCGTTGAGGACCACGTATCGGTGCGGACGCAGTCCCACCAGACGGGATTGCTCGGGTCGGCCGTGGTCGAGGGTAAGGTCACCGACTTTATTGACTTGCCAGGCATCCTGGCTCAACACGGAGACGGACTCCTCGCCGGCGGCTCGACGCCAGGACGGAGGCTGAGTGTCCTGGTCGTGGACCGTTCGCCATTCGGCCGGGGCGTCGTCCGCAGCTATCTCGACATGGCCGGTCACCGCTGCGTCGAAGCGGGAACGGAGAGCGACGCGTACACGCTCGCCGCCAAGGAGCGTCCTGACGCGGTCTTCATTTCCGGAGAGCTGATTGCGGGCGGGAAGGGCCCACAGTTCCTAGACCGGCTCAAGCAGAACCCCGCGACCCGGAACACCGCCGTGATCGCGCTTACCGATTCGGGTGCTGAGCTAACGGGCCCGGCGACGGACCGAGTGGCCGGCTGGCTCTCGAGATTCGATCGCGAGGGTATGCTTTCCTCGCTCGACCGTCTCGCCGAGGCGGTGGCCATGCCCGCCGAGGCGGAGCGTCGGACGAGTATCGCCCGTTGA
- a CDS encoding chemotaxis protein CheW — MTDALATRENRQYSTFYVDRLYFGIDVTEVQEVLRSQEMTKIALAPDVIEGLINLRGQIVTAIDMRRRLQLPPRPAGATPMNMVVRSEDGAVSLLVDEIGDVLTVGTETYEAPPDNLPADHRALIDAVHKLDGKLLLVLNRERVLQTQCES; from the coding sequence ATGACCGACGCTCTAGCGACCCGTGAGAACCGCCAGTATTCGACCTTCTATGTTGATCGCCTCTACTTCGGCATCGACGTCACCGAAGTTCAGGAAGTGCTTCGTTCCCAGGAGATGACCAAGATCGCGCTCGCTCCTGATGTGATCGAGGGGCTGATCAATTTGCGGGGGCAGATTGTCACGGCGATTGACATGCGGCGGCGATTGCAGCTTCCGCCGCGGCCAGCCGGTGCAACCCCGATGAACATGGTTGTGCGATCCGAGGATGGCGCGGTCAGCCTTCTGGTCGATGAGATTGGGGACGTGTTGACCGTGGGAACGGAAACCTATGAGGCGCCGCCGGACAATCTCCCGGCCGATCACCGCGCGTTGATCGACGCGGTCCACAAGCTGGACGGCAAGCTCCTGCTCGTTCTCAACCGGGAGCGCGTCCTGCAAACCCAGTGCGAAAGCTAG
- a CDS encoding methyl-accepting chemotaxis protein, whose protein sequence is MPAIPQNKSSVPKPSVPKSSTPKTASSVVKSRAMRPSAKPAHRGTTLFERLGGEEAVAAAVDGLYRRILADPKLAGFFEHIPIDRLKSQQKVFLGQAFGGPKRYRGKDMRSAHAGLAIAQRHFDGVAQHLIATLTELGVKKPLIDEVVSIAASLAGDIVTIDNGKQGQEQRMTTLRPEEAAAGAALPESLAAMRGAFDALGTNVFIADRDLRLVYMNNRARTVLNSMADQIEESFGIGVADLIGQPIDIFHGDRAKQIRRRLSDVDNLPIRSEIRLGNLILDLNVNPILDAQGEYVGLVVNWEEITEKKRLEGEAALAQSMVENAPINIMLAGLDLRIRYMNPASLATLKKIEHLLPCRADEVVGSNIDIFHKFPENPRRILSDPKNLPHSANIKVGEETLSLLVSPMFDPKRNYLGPMVTWEVITERIAAAAREKEMQEREREQQQELQDKVAQMLTVVEAAAQGDLTRPVPVRGEDAIGKMGEGLSSLLGSLRESMVRITQNAQQLSAAAEELSAISQQMSSNSEETASQANVVSAASEEVSTNVGIVASGSEEMLASIREISKSAAESARVAQNAVTVAQGTNATISKLGDSSQEIGKVIKVITSIAQQTNLLALNATIEAARAGEAGKGFAVVANEVKELAKETAKATEEISQKIEAIQGDTQGAVDAIANIGQIINQVNDISNTIASAVEEQTATTNEIGRNLAEASKGVEEIARNISGVAVAARSTTEGASDTQSAARALSQMAADLQGLVSRFQV, encoded by the coding sequence ATGCCCGCGATACCCCAGAACAAGTCTTCTGTACCCAAACCTTCCGTGCCTAAATCGTCCACGCCGAAGACCGCCTCCTCGGTCGTCAAGTCCCGGGCGATGAGGCCGTCGGCCAAGCCGGCTCACCGGGGTACGACCCTTTTCGAACGGCTCGGAGGCGAAGAAGCGGTCGCCGCCGCCGTGGATGGCCTGTACAGGAGAATCCTGGCCGACCCCAAACTCGCCGGTTTCTTCGAGCACATCCCAATCGACCGCCTGAAATCGCAGCAGAAGGTCTTCCTCGGGCAGGCGTTCGGGGGGCCGAAACGGTACCGGGGGAAAGACATGCGGTCGGCTCACGCCGGTCTCGCTATCGCGCAACGGCACTTCGACGGCGTTGCGCAACACCTGATCGCCACGCTCACCGAGCTGGGCGTCAAGAAACCGCTGATCGACGAGGTTGTTTCGATCGCAGCCTCGCTCGCCGGCGACATCGTCACCATCGACAACGGAAAACAAGGACAGGAACAGCGAATGACAACCCTACGACCTGAGGAGGCCGCCGCCGGAGCAGCGCTTCCCGAAAGCCTCGCGGCCATGCGAGGCGCATTTGACGCGCTCGGCACCAACGTATTCATTGCGGACCGGGACCTGCGCCTCGTCTACATGAACAACAGGGCGCGCACCGTCCTCAATTCGATGGCGGATCAGATCGAGGAATCCTTCGGGATCGGCGTCGCCGACCTGATCGGTCAGCCCATAGACATCTTTCACGGCGATCGCGCGAAGCAGATCCGGCGGAGGCTGTCGGACGTCGACAACCTCCCGATTCGGAGCGAGATCCGGTTGGGGAACCTGATCCTGGACCTCAACGTGAACCCGATCCTCGACGCCCAGGGCGAATACGTCGGCCTGGTTGTCAACTGGGAGGAAATCACCGAGAAGAAGCGTCTCGAGGGGGAAGCCGCGCTGGCCCAGTCGATGGTGGAAAACGCCCCGATCAACATCATGCTCGCCGGACTCGATCTTCGCATCCGTTACATGAACCCGGCGAGTCTCGCCACGCTCAAGAAGATCGAGCACCTCCTGCCCTGCCGGGCCGACGAAGTGGTCGGCAGCAACATCGACATCTTTCACAAGTTTCCCGAAAACCCGCGGCGGATCCTGAGCGATCCGAAAAACCTCCCGCACAGCGCCAACATCAAGGTGGGCGAGGAGACGCTTTCGCTCCTGGTGAGCCCGATGTTCGACCCCAAGCGCAACTACCTCGGACCGATGGTGACCTGGGAGGTGATCACCGAGAGAATCGCCGCGGCGGCGCGTGAGAAGGAGATGCAGGAGCGCGAGCGCGAGCAGCAACAGGAGTTGCAGGACAAGGTCGCCCAGATGCTCACTGTGGTCGAGGCGGCGGCTCAGGGCGACCTGACGCGTCCGGTCCCAGTGCGCGGTGAGGACGCCATCGGCAAGATGGGCGAGGGACTGTCGTCACTACTGGGCAGTCTCCGCGAGAGCATGGTGCGGATCACGCAGAACGCCCAGCAACTGAGCGCGGCCGCCGAGGAGTTGTCGGCGATCAGCCAGCAGATGAGTTCGAATTCGGAGGAGACAGCCAGCCAGGCCAATGTCGTTTCGGCGGCCAGCGAGGAGGTCTCCACCAACGTCGGCATCGTGGCCAGCGGTTCCGAGGAGATGCTCGCCTCGATCCGCGAAATCTCCAAGAGCGCGGCCGAGAGCGCCCGCGTGGCGCAAAACGCGGTCACCGTGGCGCAGGGCACCAACGCGACCATCTCCAAGCTCGGCGACTCGAGCCAGGAGATCGGCAAAGTGATCAAGGTGATCACCTCGATCGCCCAACAGACCAACTTGCTCGCGCTGAACGCTACCATCGAGGCGGCCCGCGCCGGAGAAGCCGGCAAAGGGTTCGCCGTCGTCGCCAACGAAGTGAAGGAATTGGCCAAAGAAACCGCCAAAGCGACCGAAGAGATTAGTCAGAAGATCGAAGCGATCCAGGGCGACACCCAAGGGGCTGTCGACGCGATCGCCAATATCGGCCAAATCATCAACCAGGTCAATGACATCTCAAACACGATCGCTTCGGCCGTGGAGGAGCAAACGGCCACGACGAACGAAATCGGCCGGAATCTGGCCGAGGCATCCAAAGGTGTCGAGGAAATCGCCCGCAACATCAGTGGAGTGGCGGTGGCGGCCCGGAGCACCACGGAAGGCGCGTCCGACACCCAGTCTGCGGCGCGGGCGCTCAGTCAGATGGCCGCCGATCTGCAGGGCTTGGTCAGCCGGTTCCAAGTCTGA
- a CDS encoding response regulator, giving the protein MTVSLAQAEAEKTAGGIRKRAMVVDDSRAIRTILAKTLGQLGWAVAEARNGREAIEALQAPEASVDPVALVLVDWNMPEMNGIDFVRQIRLDPRYAGTRLMMVTTETQIEQMQAALEAGANEYVMKPFTREVIEEKLGLLGLR; this is encoded by the coding sequence ATGACAGTCTCGCTGGCGCAAGCCGAAGCAGAGAAAACCGCGGGCGGCATTCGCAAGCGGGCGATGGTGGTCGACGATTCGCGCGCGATTCGAACGATCCTTGCGAAGACGCTCGGGCAGCTTGGATGGGCGGTGGCGGAGGCGCGCAACGGCCGCGAAGCCATCGAAGCGCTGCAGGCGCCGGAGGCCTCGGTGGATCCGGTGGCGCTCGTACTCGTCGACTGGAACATGCCGGAGATGAACGGCATTGACTTCGTTCGCCAGATCCGGCTGGACCCGCGCTACGCCGGCACCAGGCTCATGATGGTCACCACCGAAACGCAGATCGAACAGATGCAGGCGGCGCTCGAGGCGGGCGCCAATGAGTATGTGATGAAACCCTTCACGAGGGAAGTCATCGAAGAGAAACTGGGATTGCTCGGTTTGCGCTAA